One window of Panthera tigris isolate Pti1 chromosome C2, P.tigris_Pti1_mat1.1, whole genome shotgun sequence genomic DNA carries:
- the SS18L2 gene encoding SS18-like protein 2, with translation MSVAFVPDWLKGKAEVNQETIQRLLEENDQLIRCIVEYQNKGRANECVQYQHVLHRNLIYLATIADANPTSPSKPME, from the exons ATGTCGGTGGCCTTCGTACCGGACTGGCTGAAAGGCAAGGCGGAAGTTAATCAGGAGACGATCCAGCGG CTCCTGGAGGAGAATGACCAGCTCATCCGCTGTATCGTGGAGTATCAGAACAAAGGCCGGGCGAATGAGTGCGTCCA GTACCAGCATGTGTTACACAGAAATCTCATTTATTTGGCTACCATCGCAGATGCCAACCCCACCAGCCCTTCAAAACCAATGGAATAA